From one Luteipulveratus mongoliensis genomic stretch:
- a CDS encoding tetratricopeptide repeat protein, translating to MAETVVSVLSGRLIPLVKHAVCESTDRERYRARLICVPAALASLTDAVGTRLPPNDLSAADSSVPGSNHVLAALALSLARAASDTYRALAKEAPAIYAHDLAGSLNNYANRLAQAGRRTEAVAPAEEAVRSFRVLSTQNPAAYAPNLAMALNNYSSRLAEVGRRTDALAPAKEAVTSYQDLARMDPDAYTPDLAGALNNYGNILTEVGRHIEALTCAQEALTSYRTLAAEDPAAYNTDLAMSLNNYANRLAGVGRHIDALAPAEDALTSYRTLAAEDPAAYSVDLAGALNNYASRLAAVGRHTEALAPAEETVALRRALATDNPAAYTPDLAGSLTNYANRLAAVGRRTDALAPAEEAVTFYRTLATESPAAYTPVLAMSLINHANRLAEVGRRTDALAPAEEAVTFYRTLATENPGAYTSGLAGSLTNYSNQLAEVGRRTDALAPAEEAVTFYRTLATENLGAYTPALAMSLTNYSNRLAEEGRRAEAVAPAKEAVTLRRALVIENPAGHTPDLAGALNNYANRLAEEGRSAEALTPAEEAVNFYRSLATESPDTYTPDLAGALQNYANRLAEAGRHPAALAPAEEAVNFYRSLATKNSAAYNLDLALSLHNYANRLAAVGRHPEALTRAHEAVTLRRALVTENPAAYTPDLAASLHNYAVRLTEVGRRAESLGPAAEAIRLRRRLVAQNAAAYTPDLAMSLANYIIFLVEVGCKAEAKELRAELSGLQIATDE from the coding sequence ATGGCTGAGACCGTAGTATCAGTTCTTTCGGGTCGATTGATTCCATTGGTCAAGCATGCAGTTTGTGAATCAACCGACCGGGAACGGTATCGAGCACGTCTAATTTGCGTCCCTGCCGCTCTCGCAAGCCTGACAGATGCCGTCGGAACGCGCCTTCCCCCGAACGACCTGTCGGCGGCAGACAGCTCCGTTCCCGGCAGCAATCACGTTCTTGCCGCCTTGGCACTCTCCCTGGCGCGCGCCGCATCAGACACCTATCGAGCGCTCGCCAAGGAAGCACCAGCCATCTACGCTCACGACCTCGCGGGATCACTAAACAACTACGCCAACCGACTCGCCCAAGCCGGACGCCGGACGGAAGCCGTGGCCCCGGCGGAGGAGGCTGTCAGATCCTTTCGAGTTCTCAGTACCCAGAATCCGGCCGCCTACGCCCCCAACCTTGCGATGGCGTTGAACAACTACTCCAGCCGACTCGCCGAGGTAGGCCGTCGCACCGACGCCCTCGCCCCTGCCAAGGAAGCCGTCACTTCGTACCAGGATCTGGCCAGGATGGATCCGGATGCCTACACCCCCGACCTCGCGGGAGCGTTGAACAACTACGGCAACATCCTCACGGAAGTTGGCCGCCATATAGAAGCCCTGACCTGCGCCCAGGAGGCCCTGACCTCCTACCGAACCCTGGCCGCCGAGGACCCGGCCGCTTACAACACCGACCTCGCGATGTCGTTGAACAACTACGCCAACCGGCTCGCCGGAGTCGGCCGCCACATAGACGCCTTGGCTCCCGCCGAGGACGCCCTCACTTCCTACCGAACCCTGGCCGCCGAGGACCCGGCCGCCTACTCCGTCGATCTCGCGGGAGCGTTGAACAACTACGCCAGCCGGCTCGCCGCGGTAGGGCGTCATACAGAAGCCCTCGCCCCCGCCGAGGAAACCGTCGCCTTGCGCCGCGCGCTTGCCACTGACAACCCCGCCGCCTACACCCCCGACCTCGCAGGATCATTGACCAACTACGCAAACCGACTCGCCGCGGTCGGCCGCCGCACCGACGCCCTGGCCCCTGCCGAGGAGGCCGTCACCTTCTACCGAACGCTGGCCACCGAAAGCCCAGCCGCCTACACACCCGTCCTCGCGATGTCCTTGATCAATCATGCCAACCGGCTCGCCGAAGTTGGCCGCCGCACCGACGCCCTCGCCCCTGCCGAGGAAGCCGTCACCTTCTACCGAACCCTGGCAACCGAGAACCCGGGCGCCTACACGAGCGGCCTGGCGGGTTCATTGACCAACTACTCCAACCAGCTCGCCGAGGTAGGCCGCCGCACCGACGCCCTCGCCCCTGCCGAGGAAGCCGTCACCTTCTACCGAACCTTGGCCACCGAGAACCTCGGCGCCTACACACCCGCCCTCGCGATGTCGTTGACGAACTACTCCAACCGGCTCGCCGAAGAGGGCCGCCGCGCCGAAGCTGTGGCACCGGCCAAGGAAGCCGTCACCTTGCGCCGCGCCCTTGTCATCGAGAACCCGGCCGGCCACACCCCAGACCTCGCGGGAGCGTTAAACAACTACGCCAACCGACTCGCCGAGGAAGGCCGCAGCGCCGAAGCCCTGACGCCCGCAGAAGAGGCCGTCAACTTCTACCGGTCCCTAGCCACCGAGAGCCCCGACACATACACCCCAGACCTCGCGGGAGCGTTGCAGAACTACGCCAACCGACTCGCCGAAGCAGGCCGCCACCCAGCGGCCCTGGCGCCCGCAGAAGAGGCCGTCAACTTCTACCGGTCCCTAGCCACCAAGAACTCCGCCGCCTACAACCTCGATCTGGCGTTGTCATTGCACAACTACGCTAATCGACTCGCTGCGGTAGGCCGTCACCCAGAGGCCCTGACTCGTGCCCACGAGGCCGTCACCTTGCGCCGCGCGCTGGTCACTGAGAATCCGGCCGCATACACCCCCGACCTGGCGGCGTCGTTGCACAACTACGCCGTCCGGCTGACTGAGGTCGGCCGACGCGCCGAGTCCCTGGGCCCGGCCGCGGAAGCCATCCGCCTGCGCCGCAGGCTGGTCGCCCAGAATGCCGCGGCCTACACCCCCGACCTGGCGATGTCATTAGCCAACTACATCATCTTCCTGGTCGAGGTCGGCTGCAAGGCGGAAGCAAAGGAATTGCGAGCTGAGTTGAGCGGTCTACAGATCGCAACTGATGAGTGA
- a CDS encoding error-prone DNA polymerase, which translates to MGWDNPPIPWSQLERALSDGVRPASWSAYPADGGDGPGWSRKRMPFRAKDTGDLDGPAVPYAELHAHSHYSFLDGASSPEDLMTEAVRQRLSGIALTDHDGLYGVVRFAEAAEAYGEIDTCYGAELSLGLTGPQNGIADPEGTHLVVIARRQEGYRRLARALTEAHLAEGAEKGRPVYDLGALSDEASGHWTVLTGCRKGAVRRALASGGHDAAVREVERLKDLFGRDNVLVELTDHGDPWDSTRNDQLAEVAQVAGVPVVATNAVHYATPDGFPLATVVSAVRARRSLEELDGWLPSTPMAHVRSGAEMARRFARFPGAVELTVDIARDCGFSLRSASPRLPKLEVPRGHTPMSYLRELVESRGEQHYPRAAAGSAVAWERIEQELKVIEDNDFPGYFLIVHDIAMFARQNGILYQGRGSAAASVVCYVLDITVIDAIAYNLPFERFLSELRTEAPDIDVDFNSGRREEVIQYVYRTYGRRNAAQVANVVTYRPKNAVRDMAKALGHSQGQQDAYTKQVERWGADIESQDHEIPDQVIGLATQVLGFPRHLGIHSGGMVLTEQPVGEVCPIEHARMEDRTVLQWDKDDCAWMGLVKFDLLGLGMLEALQHTFDMVARHLGEKWRIEEIPKAEPGVYDMLCRADSIGVFQVESRAQMGTLPRLQPRCYYDLAIEIALIRPGPIQGGAVHPYIRRATGKEDITYPHPMLEPVLERTKGVPLFQEQLMQMATTVGNCTPADADLLRRAMGSKRGIEKIGALRDKLFAGMASNGIEGQLADEIYNRIEAFANFGFAESHALSFAVLVYASSWLKLHYPAAFLAALLRSQPMGFYSGQTLVGDARRHGVVVRSPDLMLSSVQADLEPLTPESTDAPGGLESCLLDHPDGEAGKFDPSTPDDSAAHRRDDQYAVRLGLADISQLGDAVAKRIVAAREDGGDFLDLADLARRADLDTEQLEALSLAGALDDLAGSRRGALWQAGEAAASRPGQLEVPVAYQPPLLPLMTPGEMLVHDLQATGISPADHPMNHCRTQMRVRGALSIKEVMTVESGRRFEVGGVVTHRQRPATAGGVTFVNLEDETGILNVIVTKGVWHRYRRIARTSSAMVIRGIVERSPEGVVNLLADRIEHLAIHVQTTSRDFQ; encoded by the coding sequence ATGGGATGGGATAACCCGCCGATCCCGTGGTCGCAGCTGGAGCGGGCGCTCTCCGACGGCGTACGTCCGGCCAGCTGGTCGGCGTACCCTGCCGACGGTGGCGACGGTCCCGGGTGGTCACGCAAGCGAATGCCGTTCCGCGCCAAGGACACTGGCGATCTCGACGGACCGGCCGTGCCCTACGCCGAGCTGCACGCTCACTCCCACTACAGCTTCCTCGACGGTGCGTCCTCCCCCGAGGACCTGATGACCGAGGCCGTCCGCCAGCGGCTGAGCGGCATCGCGCTGACCGACCACGACGGGCTCTACGGAGTGGTGCGCTTCGCCGAGGCGGCGGAGGCGTACGGCGAGATCGACACCTGCTACGGCGCCGAGCTCTCGCTGGGTCTCACCGGTCCGCAGAACGGCATCGCCGACCCCGAGGGCACCCACCTGGTCGTGATCGCCCGCAGGCAGGAAGGCTACCGTCGGCTGGCGCGTGCGCTGACCGAGGCACATCTGGCCGAAGGCGCCGAAAAGGGCCGCCCTGTCTACGATCTGGGCGCCCTGTCCGATGAGGCGAGCGGCCACTGGACGGTCCTCACCGGCTGCCGCAAAGGTGCCGTACGCCGGGCGCTCGCCTCAGGTGGGCACGATGCAGCGGTCCGTGAGGTCGAGCGCCTCAAAGACCTGTTCGGCCGCGACAACGTGCTGGTCGAGCTGACCGACCACGGGGACCCCTGGGACAGCACGCGCAATGACCAGCTGGCCGAGGTCGCCCAGGTCGCCGGTGTGCCCGTGGTCGCCACCAACGCCGTGCACTACGCAACGCCCGACGGATTCCCGTTGGCCACAGTGGTTTCCGCGGTTCGCGCTCGACGTAGCCTCGAAGAGCTGGACGGCTGGCTGCCGTCGACACCCATGGCACATGTGCGCAGTGGTGCCGAGATGGCACGGCGGTTCGCTCGCTTCCCAGGTGCCGTCGAGCTGACCGTCGACATCGCGAGGGACTGCGGCTTCTCGCTGCGCTCCGCCTCGCCGCGGCTCCCCAAGCTCGAAGTACCTCGCGGTCACACCCCAATGAGCTACCTCCGTGAGCTGGTCGAGAGTCGAGGAGAGCAGCACTACCCACGAGCCGCGGCAGGGTCTGCAGTCGCCTGGGAGCGGATCGAGCAAGAGCTCAAAGTCATCGAGGACAATGACTTCCCCGGCTACTTCCTCATCGTTCACGACATCGCCATGTTCGCGAGGCAGAACGGAATCCTTTACCAGGGAAGGGGATCCGCGGCCGCCTCAGTCGTCTGCTACGTCCTGGACATCACCGTGATCGACGCGATCGCGTACAACCTGCCGTTCGAACGCTTCCTGTCCGAGCTGCGCACCGAGGCGCCAGACATCGATGTCGACTTCAACTCCGGCCGCCGCGAGGAGGTCATCCAGTACGTCTACCGCACCTACGGCCGACGCAATGCCGCCCAGGTCGCCAACGTCGTGACCTATCGCCCCAAGAACGCTGTGCGCGACATGGCCAAGGCGCTCGGTCACAGCCAGGGGCAGCAGGATGCGTACACCAAGCAGGTCGAGCGCTGGGGCGCCGACATCGAGAGCCAGGACCACGAGATCCCCGACCAGGTCATCGGACTCGCCACCCAGGTCCTGGGCTTCCCACGGCACCTCGGCATCCACTCCGGCGGCATGGTGCTCACCGAGCAGCCGGTCGGCGAGGTCTGCCCGATCGAGCACGCCCGGATGGAGGACCGCACCGTCCTGCAGTGGGACAAGGACGACTGCGCGTGGATGGGACTGGTGAAGTTCGACCTGCTCGGCCTCGGCATGCTGGAGGCCCTGCAGCACACCTTCGACATGGTCGCTCGGCACCTGGGCGAGAAGTGGCGCATCGAGGAGATCCCCAAGGCCGAGCCCGGGGTCTACGACATGCTCTGCCGAGCTGACTCGATCGGTGTCTTCCAGGTCGAGAGCCGGGCGCAGATGGGCACTCTCCCCCGGCTGCAACCGCGTTGCTACTACGACCTGGCCATCGAGATCGCACTCATCCGGCCTGGGCCGATCCAGGGCGGCGCGGTGCACCCCTACATTCGGCGTGCGACCGGGAAAGAGGACATCACCTACCCGCACCCGATGCTCGAGCCGGTCCTCGAACGCACCAAGGGCGTCCCGCTCTTCCAGGAGCAGCTGATGCAGATGGCCACCACGGTGGGCAACTGCACACCGGCCGACGCCGACCTCCTGCGTCGAGCGATGGGTTCGAAACGCGGCATCGAGAAGATCGGCGCACTTCGCGACAAGCTGTTCGCCGGAATGGCCTCCAACGGCATCGAGGGACAGCTTGCCGACGAGATCTACAACCGGATCGAGGCCTTCGCCAACTTCGGCTTCGCCGAGTCGCACGCCCTCAGTTTTGCCGTGCTGGTCTACGCCAGCTCGTGGCTCAAGCTCCACTACCCCGCTGCGTTCCTCGCCGCTCTGCTGCGGTCACAGCCGATGGGATTCTACTCGGGTCAGACCTTGGTGGGTGACGCACGGAGGCACGGCGTCGTCGTACGCTCGCCCGACCTCATGCTCTCCAGTGTCCAGGCTGACCTCGAACCACTCACCCCCGAATCCACTGATGCACCAGGCGGACTGGAGTCCTGTCTGCTGGACCATCCCGATGGTGAGGCGGGCAAGTTCGACCCGAGCACGCCCGACGACTCGGCGGCGCATCGACGCGACGACCAGTACGCCGTTCGCCTGGGTCTGGCAGACATCAGTCAGCTGGGCGACGCCGTCGCCAAGCGCATCGTCGCCGCCCGGGAGGACGGCGGAGACTTCCTCGACCTGGCCGACCTGGCACGGCGCGCTGACCTGGATACCGAGCAGCTGGAAGCACTTTCGCTGGCCGGCGCTCTGGATGACCTGGCGGGATCGCGGCGTGGAGCGTTGTGGCAGGCGGGTGAGGCGGCAGCATCCAGGCCCGGTCAGCTGGAGGTGCCGGTCGCCTACCAGCCGCCGCTGCTGCCGCTGATGACGCCGGGCGAGATGCTGGTCCATGACCTGCAGGCCACCGGGATCAGCCCAGCCGACCACCCCATGAATCATTGCCGCACGCAGATGCGCGTGCGTGGTGCGCTGAGCATCAAAGAGGTCATGACCGTGGAGTCGGGCAGGCGGTTCGAAGTGGGTGGCGTGGTGACGCACCGGCAACGGCCGGCGACGGCGGGCGGCGTGACGTTCGTGAACCTTGAGGACGAGACCGGCATCCTCAATGTCATTGTGACCAAAGGGGTTTGGCATCGTTACCGCCGAATCGCGCGCACGTCCTCAGCCATGGTGATCCGCGGCATCGTCGAGCGCTCCCCCGAAGGTGTGGTCAACCTGCTGGCCGACCGCATCGAGCACCTCGCCATCCACGTCCAGACCACGTCCCGCGATTTCCAGTGA
- a CDS encoding DNA polymerase Y family protein, which yields MTPALAPVVTRPLRVLLVWCPDWSVVAVQRSQGINPDDQLALVDKGVVVACSATAQAEGVTPGLRVRQAQHRCPDMTVLPHDPALELQVFEPIMRAIEETVPGVHLVRAGLAAVRAKGASRFYGGDRAAAMTLLTRLRPYAGPDVRVAVADGLFAAEQAAFTTTAESAFVSIPEGTSAEFLAHLPVTAVEAQTGDKRMTNLLRRMGIRTLGDLTAIPRADVHARLGEGGWRAHQLASGEDAPVLNPRDVPRDLSVRVAFEPASEQVEHIIAECEPHIDDLVARLTSASLVCNEIRLSIHTESGPADQRSWRHPWHFTAAEIADRVRWQLEDVATTSTGDDDPFLSRAVITIEIAPESVDDMAHHAQGLWGERPDEHVVQTLTGLQHQLGYHGVLVSTISGGRLLHERRVLRPWGDALPDAWERRVDQPWPGGLPGPAPATVFAQARPVLVLAADRTPIRIDQRGEVSAPLGWLSSGQASEGHRVTGWAGPWPVRQRWWRAHHRFDRFQVVDDRSQAWLLLTDGTQWWAEARYD from the coding sequence ATGACGCCGGCCCTGGCTCCTGTCGTCACCAGGCCGCTGCGGGTGCTGCTGGTCTGGTGCCCTGACTGGTCGGTCGTGGCCGTGCAGCGCAGCCAGGGCATCAACCCCGACGACCAGCTCGCGCTCGTCGACAAAGGCGTCGTCGTCGCCTGCTCTGCGACGGCGCAGGCCGAAGGCGTCACGCCGGGGCTACGTGTCCGCCAGGCCCAGCATCGGTGCCCGGACATGACGGTGCTTCCACATGACCCGGCTCTTGAGCTGCAGGTCTTCGAGCCGATCATGCGCGCCATCGAGGAGACCGTCCCGGGGGTTCATCTGGTGCGGGCAGGACTGGCTGCTGTCCGAGCCAAGGGGGCCAGCCGCTTCTACGGCGGCGACCGGGCAGCCGCCATGACCCTGCTCACCCGACTCAGGCCGTACGCCGGTCCCGACGTCCGCGTCGCCGTCGCCGACGGGCTGTTCGCGGCTGAGCAGGCAGCGTTCACGACCACGGCCGAGTCTGCTTTCGTCAGCATTCCGGAGGGCACGTCAGCGGAGTTCCTCGCTCATCTTCCGGTCACTGCGGTCGAGGCTCAGACCGGCGACAAACGCATGACCAACCTGTTGCGGCGTATGGGGATTCGCACGCTCGGCGATCTGACCGCCATCCCTCGCGCCGACGTCCACGCTCGCCTCGGTGAGGGCGGGTGGCGAGCTCACCAGCTCGCCTCGGGTGAGGACGCTCCCGTGCTCAACCCGCGCGACGTCCCTCGCGATCTCTCTGTCCGGGTTGCGTTCGAGCCGGCTTCAGAGCAGGTCGAGCACATCATCGCCGAGTGTGAGCCGCACATCGACGACCTGGTTGCCAGGCTGACGTCAGCGTCGTTGGTGTGCAACGAGATTCGTCTGTCCATCCACACCGAGTCCGGTCCGGCCGATCAGCGCAGCTGGCGTCACCCGTGGCACTTCACCGCGGCCGAGATCGCCGACCGGGTGCGCTGGCAGCTGGAGGATGTCGCGACGACCAGCACCGGCGATGACGACCCTTTCCTGAGCCGCGCGGTCATCACGATCGAGATCGCGCCCGAGTCCGTCGATGACATGGCACACCACGCGCAGGGGCTGTGGGGCGAACGACCCGATGAGCACGTCGTCCAGACGCTGACCGGACTGCAGCACCAGCTCGGCTACCACGGCGTGCTGGTCTCCACGATCAGCGGCGGACGGCTGCTCCACGAGCGCCGCGTCCTGCGCCCTTGGGGCGATGCGCTGCCAGATGCGTGGGAGCGTCGCGTCGATCAGCCATGGCCGGGTGGGCTGCCGGGGCCGGCACCCGCGACAGTGTTCGCGCAGGCACGGCCGGTGCTGGTGCTCGCCGCCGACCGCACGCCGATCCGCATCGACCAGCGTGGCGAGGTCTCGGCTCCCCTGGGCTGGCTCTCGTCGGGGCAGGCGTCCGAGGGACATCGGGTCACCGGGTGGGCCGGGCCGTGGCCGGTGCGACAACGCTGGTGGCGCGCTCATCACCGCTTCGATCGGTTCCAGGTGGTCGACGACCGGTCGCAGGCATGGCTGCTGCTCACCGACGGCACCCAATGGTGGGCCGAGGCCAGATATGACTAG
- a CDS encoding LysE family translocator, whose protein sequence is MSLNLGYLAAFVGATIVLVGMPGPNILYICTQSVAHGRRVGLLCALGVETGTFVYALATALGLVAVVAASPVAYSAITYLGVGYLVLLGIRTLRSHGSGGVAASSSSLRRAYREGVLVNLFNPKVALFFMAFLPQFTRPGASVTELRGQLVALGAGVFVIALLIDITYALAASAAGDRFRSRRTDQSSRDGRRSRMAVAGIYFALAAVAGVGGVLRVA, encoded by the coding sequence ATGAGTCTGAACCTGGGATATCTCGCCGCATTCGTCGGCGCCACGATCGTGCTGGTCGGGATGCCGGGGCCGAACATCCTCTACATCTGCACCCAGTCCGTCGCGCACGGCCGCCGAGTCGGGCTGCTGTGCGCGCTCGGCGTCGAGACCGGCACGTTCGTCTACGCGCTCGCGACCGCTCTCGGGCTGGTGGCGGTCGTTGCCGCATCGCCGGTCGCGTACTCGGCGATCACCTACCTCGGCGTGGGCTACCTCGTCCTGCTGGGGATCCGGACGCTGCGCTCTCACGGGTCCGGCGGCGTCGCGGCGTCGTCCAGCTCGCTGCGGCGGGCCTACCGCGAGGGCGTGCTGGTCAACCTGTTCAACCCCAAGGTGGCGCTGTTCTTCATGGCGTTCCTGCCCCAGTTCACCCGCCCGGGCGCGAGTGTCACCGAGCTGCGCGGCCAGCTGGTCGCACTCGGCGCCGGCGTCTTCGTGATTGCCCTGCTGATCGACATCACGTACGCCCTCGCCGCCTCCGCGGCCGGCGACCGGTTCCGCAGCCGGCGTACGGATCAGTCGTCTCGAGACGGACGGCGCAGCCGGATGGCGGTTGCCGGGATCTACTTCGCCCTGGCCGCCGTCGCCGGGGTGGGTGGCGTGCTGCGCGTCGCCTGA
- a CDS encoding PLP-dependent aminotransferase family protein, giving the protein MDRYRDAAQLSDALGEWMSGTAPLFRRLADGVAALVGQGRLVAGDTLPAERALATALAVSRSTVVAAYDDLRSRGLIESRRGSGSRVAGSAAAGTTVRDRRVDGGHGASIFQRIVAGPSDDISMIYAVDPAAPELAETLQQVVDEDLPLLLDDLGYHPRGLLVLRERVAAHLTRTGLPTTSDQVVITTGAHQAISLIAQMYVRPGATVVVESPSWPGCFDLFDAASAAVVGVPMDEDGIAIPPLAAALKRHQPALLFVMPTFHNPTGHLMSVSRRRQVADLARRYDVPLVEDNAYGSAPGIRDLPAPVAAHAHGDQQVLTVGSLSKAVWGGLRIGWIRTSAPIAERLSRHKALADLGSPILDQAIAARLMPRLPELLARRSEEGAARLRAMEDLLHDRLPDWRWDTPAGGSALWIELPDTDARVFAQVARRHGVEVVAGRAMDPTGAHDAYLRLPFTYSQERMTQAVDRLAAAWTELRRHGPGPTGDARPVI; this is encoded by the coding sequence GTGGACCGTTATCGGGACGCGGCGCAGCTGTCAGACGCGCTGGGCGAGTGGATGTCCGGCACGGCGCCGCTCTTCAGGCGGCTGGCGGACGGCGTCGCCGCGCTGGTCGGCCAGGGCCGCCTGGTGGCCGGCGACACGCTCCCCGCGGAGCGCGCTCTGGCCACCGCGCTGGCGGTCAGCCGCTCGACGGTCGTGGCGGCGTACGACGACTTGCGTAGCCGAGGCCTCATCGAGAGTCGGCGCGGCAGCGGCAGCCGTGTGGCCGGCTCAGCAGCAGCGGGTACGACGGTGCGTGACCGTCGGGTGGACGGCGGCCATGGCGCATCGATCTTCCAACGCATCGTCGCCGGACCGAGCGACGACATCTCGATGATCTACGCCGTCGACCCGGCGGCGCCCGAGCTGGCGGAGACCCTCCAGCAGGTGGTGGACGAGGATCTCCCTCTCCTGCTCGACGATCTGGGCTACCACCCCCGCGGGCTGCTCGTGCTGCGTGAGCGGGTGGCCGCGCACCTGACCCGCACGGGCCTGCCGACCACCAGCGATCAGGTCGTCATCACCACCGGCGCGCACCAGGCCATCTCGTTGATCGCCCAGATGTACGTCCGACCTGGCGCCACTGTTGTCGTCGAATCACCAAGCTGGCCAGGGTGTTTCGACCTCTTCGATGCGGCGAGCGCGGCCGTGGTCGGCGTGCCGATGGACGAGGACGGCATCGCGATTCCACCGCTGGCGGCCGCCTTGAAACGGCATCAGCCTGCCCTGCTGTTCGTGATGCCGACGTTCCACAACCCGACCGGTCACCTGATGTCGGTCTCACGTCGACGGCAGGTGGCTGACCTCGCGCGGCGCTACGACGTGCCTCTGGTCGAGGACAACGCGTACGGCTCGGCGCCGGGGATACGTGACCTGCCCGCCCCGGTGGCCGCGCACGCCCACGGTGATCAGCAGGTGCTGACGGTCGGGTCGTTGTCGAAGGCGGTGTGGGGAGGCCTGCGAATAGGGTGGATTCGCACTTCGGCGCCCATCGCCGAGCGGCTCTCACGACACAAGGCACTCGCTGACCTCGGCAGCCCGATCCTGGACCAGGCGATCGCCGCCCGGCTGATGCCGCGGCTGCCGGAGCTGCTGGCGCGCCGGTCCGAAGAGGGAGCGGCCCGACTCCGAGCGATGGAAGACCTGCTGCACGACCGGTTGCCGGACTGGCGGTGGGACACGCCGGCGGGCGGGTCGGCGCTGTGGATCGAGCTGCCGGACACCGACGCTCGCGTCTTCGCTCAGGTCGCGCGGCGGCACGGTGTGGAGGTCGTGGCCGGACGCGCGATGGACCCGACCGGTGCGCACGACGCGTACCTCCGGCTGCCGTTCACCTACTCGCAGGAGCGGATGACGCAGGCCGTCGACCGCTTGGCGGCTGCGTGGACCGAGCTGCGACGGCATGGCCCCGGACCGACCGGGGACGCGCGCCCCGTCATCTGA
- a CDS encoding N(5)-(carboxyethyl)ornithine synthase codes for MTAAIKTSTIGVVGTSAKENEHRLPLHPAHLERIDQSIRDHMTLEEGYGARFGYADADLAHLVRGFAPRERVVAESDVVVLPKPQHSDVAALREGAVLWGWPHCVQDPVLTQIAIDRNLTLIAFEAMNHWTIDGAVGVHVFHKNNELAGYCSVLQALELTGSTGDYGRRLNAVVIGFGATARGAVTALNAHGVHDVHVLTNRGVAAVGSPIHSVQITQFDHDDKAPYLSHVITGRGRVPLAPFLAERDIIVNCTLQDTDHPLTYLTTEDLPGFRRGTLIIDVSCDEGMGFSWARPTTFDEPMFQVGDHIDYYAVDHSPSYLWNSATWENSEALLPFLNMVMDGPAAWDEDETISRAIEIREGRIINPNILSFQGRSAQHPHHSA; via the coding sequence GTGACGGCGGCCATCAAGACCTCGACCATCGGGGTCGTCGGCACGTCCGCCAAGGAGAACGAGCACCGGCTACCGCTTCACCCGGCCCACCTGGAGCGCATCGATCAGTCGATCCGCGACCACATGACCCTCGAGGAGGGCTACGGCGCGCGGTTCGGGTACGCCGACGCCGACCTTGCGCACCTGGTGCGCGGCTTCGCGCCCCGTGAGCGAGTGGTGGCCGAGTCCGATGTCGTCGTGCTGCCCAAGCCGCAGCACTCGGACGTCGCTGCCCTCCGTGAGGGCGCCGTCCTCTGGGGCTGGCCGCACTGTGTGCAGGACCCGGTGCTGACGCAGATCGCGATCGACCGCAACCTCACCTTGATCGCCTTCGAGGCGATGAACCACTGGACGATCGACGGCGCCGTCGGTGTCCACGTCTTCCACAAGAACAACGAGCTCGCGGGCTACTGCTCGGTGCTCCAGGCTCTTGAGCTCACCGGCTCGACGGGCGACTACGGCCGCCGGCTGAACGCCGTGGTCATCGGCTTCGGCGCGACCGCACGAGGAGCCGTGACCGCGCTCAACGCGCACGGTGTCCACGACGTCCACGTGCTGACGAATCGCGGTGTGGCTGCTGTGGGTTCGCCGATCCACTCGGTTCAGATCACCCAGTTCGACCACGACGACAAGGCGCCCTACCTCAGCCACGTGATCACCGGCCGCGGCCGAGTTCCGTTGGCACCGTTCCTTGCTGAGCGAGACATCATCGTCAACTGCACGCTGCAGGACACCGACCACCCGCTGACCTACCTGACGACCGAGGATCTCCCCGGCTTCCGGCGGGGGACGCTGATCATCGACGTCTCGTGCGACGAAGGGATGGGCTTCAGCTGGGCGCGGCCGACGACGTTCGACGAGCCGATGTTCCAGGTCGGTGACCACATCGACTACTACGCGGTCGACCACAGCCCGTCGTACCTCTGGAACTCCGCCACCTGGGAGAACAGCGAAGCGTTGCTGCCGTTCCTCAACATGGTCATGGACGGGCCCGCCGCGTGGGACGAGGACGAGACGATCAGTCGCGCCATCGAGATCCGCGAGGGACGCATCATCAACCCGAACATCCTTTCGTTCCAAGGACGTTCGGCGCAGCACCCGCATCACTCAGCCTGA